From Bacillus sp. Bos-x628, the proteins below share one genomic window:
- a CDS encoding biotin transporter BioY, whose product MLKIQEMMQIALMTAIMGILGLIPPIFFTFTPVPITLQTAGLLLAGGLLKPKQAWMSLLLFLLIVAAGAPLLSGGRGGMGVFFGPSGGFLLAYPIAAFVISWWLNRLKKMTALRLFAVYAVCSIGILYICGVPFQAMMMHIEVKQAALLSMIYVPGDLIKAGICSVFTVKIIQAMSYRKREIHKGGRAI is encoded by the coding sequence GAAATGATGCAAATCGCACTCATGACAGCTATTATGGGTATTTTAGGTTTAATCCCGCCTATTTTCTTCACCTTTACACCGGTTCCAATCACATTACAAACGGCTGGTTTGCTGCTAGCTGGCGGGTTGTTAAAGCCAAAACAAGCATGGATGAGTTTACTTCTTTTTCTTCTAATTGTGGCAGCGGGTGCACCTCTTTTGTCAGGAGGAAGAGGTGGAATGGGGGTCTTTTTTGGACCAAGTGGCGGTTTTTTACTTGCCTATCCAATTGCTGCCTTTGTGATCAGTTGGTGGCTGAATCGTCTGAAAAAAATGACCGCATTACGTCTATTTGCTGTGTATGCGGTATGCAGTATTGGTATTTTGTATATATGCGGTGTTCCTTTTCAAGCAATGATGATGCATATAGAAGTAAAACAAGCAGCATTACTGAGTATGATTTATGTACCTGGCGATTTAATCAAAGCTGGCATTTGTTCCGTTTTCACGGTTAAAATCATCCAGGCGATGTCTTATCGCAAAAGGGAAATACATAAAGGGGGACGAGCAATTTGA